A genomic stretch from Acidobacteriota bacterium includes:
- a CDS encoding glycine cleavage system protein H gives MEGVRFIDIYATKGIEYLIVISFLAAFVLFCRYIDQPSQERAVPRAAPEHVTRFRVPAGLFYHQGHGWLRPEPSSIGVVGLDDFAQKLVGKVDAIELPAVGSRLAQGEMGWSLMVDSVHIPMLSPVAGEVVEVNREVLQCPEIVHQDPYGKGWLLKVKPSSVASNTRNLLSGKLARIWMEDALDKLCPLDGGSLGPLLQDGGLPLSGMARIIDPEHWDTLARTHLLTDDKQDACSGFSRAASRPTARRSRTRP, from the coding sequence ATGGAAGGCGTCCGTTTCATAGACATCTATGCCACCAAGGGCATTGAGTATCTCATCGTCATCTCGTTTCTTGCGGCCTTCGTCCTCTTCTGCCGCTACATAGACCAGCCCAGCCAGGAGCGTGCTGTTCCGAGGGCCGCGCCGGAACACGTCACTCGCTTCCGGGTGCCCGCGGGGCTCTTCTACCACCAGGGACACGGCTGGCTTCGTCCGGAACCCAGTTCCATCGGCGTCGTCGGCTTGGACGATTTCGCTCAGAAACTGGTCGGCAAGGTGGATGCCATCGAACTGCCCGCCGTAGGTTCCCGATTGGCGCAGGGGGAAATGGGGTGGAGCCTCATGGTCGATTCCGTACACATCCCGATGCTGTCGCCCGTGGCAGGTGAAGTTGTCGAGGTCAACCGCGAGGTTCTCCAATGCCCCGAGATCGTGCACCAGGATCCGTATGGAAAGGGCTGGCTATTGAAGGTGAAGCCCTCCAGTGTCGCGTCGAATACCCGGAATCTTCTCTCTGGGAAGCTGGCCAGGATCTGGATGGAAGACGCCCTCGACAAACTCTGTCCCCTCGACGGCGGGAGCCTGGGCCCGCTCCTCCAGGACGGCGGCCTGCCGCTCTCCGGCATGGCGCGCATCATCGACCCGGAACATTGGGATACACTCGCGAGGACGCACCTGCTCACTGACGACAAGCAGGACGCCTGTTCAGGATTCTCACGAGCGGCCTCGCGACCGACGGCAAGAAGATCACGCACGAGGCCATGA
- a CDS encoding sigma-54 dependent transcriptional regulator: MSKERTRVLVVDDEEIVRESLSGWLAKDGYTLDTAADGPTAIDKLREGRWSILLVDLKMPGMDGLLVLQTAKTIQPDVAIVIMTAYATVETAVEAMKMGAYDYLVKPFDPEELSLMMVKIVAQQQLVRENVLLRKVLKRDYHFRDMISKSPVMHRMFELARSAARSQSTVLILGESGTGKELLARAIHAESPRQSAPFVAVSCAALTETLLESELFGHERGSFTGALSRRKGKFELAHGGTLFLDEIGDISPKLQLDLLRVLEERTFCRVGGSEPVEVDVRIIAATNRDLRKASESGQFRDDLYYRLNVIPIMLPPLRERLEDIPLLVEHFLEHLNLEMSHRIEEISADALATLMRYGWPGNVRELRNVLERGMVVAKGSLIMPEDLGLEAAAPRPAPIDVTLSLDEVEHRHIAAVLHDGGGNVTQAARTLGIDRVTLYNKIKKYGLRRGEERNGDAR, encoded by the coding sequence ATGAGTAAGGAACGAACCCGGGTCCTGGTCGTCGACGATGAGGAAATCGTGCGGGAGTCGCTGTCGGGCTGGCTGGCCAAGGATGGCTATACGCTCGACACCGCCGCGGACGGGCCGACAGCCATCGACAAGCTCAGGGAAGGGCGCTGGTCCATCCTGCTCGTCGACTTGAAGATGCCCGGCATGGACGGCCTGCTGGTGCTCCAGACCGCCAAGACCATCCAGCCCGATGTTGCCATCGTCATCATGACCGCCTACGCGACCGTCGAGACCGCGGTCGAAGCGATGAAGATGGGCGCCTACGACTACCTCGTCAAGCCGTTCGATCCGGAGGAACTCAGCCTGATGATGGTGAAGATTGTCGCCCAGCAGCAACTCGTGCGCGAGAACGTGCTGTTGCGCAAGGTGCTCAAACGCGATTATCACTTTCGCGACATGATCAGCAAGAGCCCGGTGATGCATCGCATGTTCGAGCTGGCCCGGAGCGCCGCACGCAGTCAGTCCACCGTGCTCATCCTCGGCGAGAGCGGGACAGGCAAGGAGTTGCTGGCACGGGCCATCCACGCCGAAAGCCCGAGGCAGTCGGCGCCGTTTGTGGCCGTGTCCTGCGCGGCGCTCACAGAGACGCTGCTCGAGTCCGAACTGTTCGGGCATGAGCGGGGTTCGTTCACCGGGGCGCTCAGCCGGCGGAAAGGCAAATTCGAACTGGCGCACGGCGGCACGCTGTTTCTCGACGAGATCGGCGACATCTCTCCAAAGCTCCAGCTCGACCTGTTGCGCGTGCTCGAGGAGCGGACGTTCTGCCGCGTCGGCGGATCAGAACCCGTGGAGGTTGACGTCCGGATCATCGCCGCCACGAACCGGGATCTGCGGAAGGCTTCCGAGAGCGGTCAGTTCCGCGACGACCTGTACTATCGGTTGAACGTCATTCCGATTATGTTGCCGCCCCTGCGCGAGCGGCTCGAAGACATTCCCTTGCTGGTCGAGCATTTTCTGGAACACCTGAATCTGGAGATGAGCCACCGCATCGAGGAGATCAGCGCCGACGCGCTGGCGACGCTGATGCGCTACGGCTGGCCAGGCAATGTCCGCGAACTGCGAAACGTGCTGGAACGGGGCATGGTGGTGGCGAAGGGTTCGCTGATCATGCCGGAGGATCTCGGCCTCGAGGCCGCCGCGCCGCGGCCGGCCCCCATCGACGTCACGCTCTCGCTCGACGAAGTCGAGCACCGCCATATCGCGGCGGTCCTCCACGATGGGGGCGGAAACGTCACCCAGGCGGCCCGGACGCTCGGCATCGATCGCGTGACGCTCTACAACAAAATCAAGAAGTACGGATTGCGGCGCGGCGAGGAGCGCAACGGGGACGCGCGCTAA
- a CDS encoding glycine cleavage system protein H, protein MDTLLSVLESAAVLVAGLTARVGLLLIVLAALSVPAVLVLTGMKGVDAIRRRLRGVVRVGRLFWSDQVYYAPGHTWIRPVSRQRALVGIDDLAQRLFAAPLGLKLPQPGTEVHEGQPIAEVRTAGRRAAIVSPVSGVITRVNEAVREDASLIHRDPYSRGWLFAVNPSDTAFHKLPAGKAARAWLSEEEHRLSRFYEARLGVAAADGGDFIDHPPDLLTDDQWQALACEFLANPS, encoded by the coding sequence ATGGACACCCTATTGAGCGTCTTGGAATCAGCGGCCGTACTGGTGGCGGGACTCACCGCCCGCGTGGGCCTCCTGCTGATTGTGCTGGCCGCGCTCTCGGTACCCGCCGTCCTGGTTCTGACAGGCATGAAAGGCGTGGACGCCATCCGGCGGCGCCTGCGTGGAGTCGTCCGGGTCGGACGCCTGTTCTGGAGCGACCAGGTGTACTACGCTCCCGGGCATACGTGGATTCGCCCCGTGTCGCGTCAGCGGGCGCTTGTCGGGATCGACGACCTCGCACAGCGCCTCTTCGCCGCCCCGCTCGGGCTGAAGCTGCCGCAGCCGGGCACGGAGGTTCACGAAGGACAGCCCATTGCCGAGGTCCGAACAGCGGGCCGCCGCGCCGCGATTGTGTCACCCGTCTCCGGCGTGATAACGCGCGTCAACGAGGCCGTGCGCGAGGACGCGTCGTTGATTCACCGCGATCCGTACTCCCGAGGCTGGTTGTTTGCCGTGAACCCGTCCGACACGGCGTTCCATAAACTGCCTGCCGGCAAGGCCGCCCGGGCCTGGTTGTCCGAGGAGGAACATCGGTTGTCGCGGTTCTACGAAGCCCGGTTGGGAGTCGCGGCGGCCGACGGCGGAGATTTTATCGATCACCCGCCTGACCTGCTCACTGACGATCAATGGCAGGCGCTCGCGTGCGAGTTCCTGGCCAACCCGTCGTAG
- the nrfD gene encoding polysulfide reductase NrfD: protein MANRTDASTAHAEGAMTVRRVAWETARFVLSELRPRGSILTPFNVITGAIILSGLVLIVIRFAYGLGSVSNLSQNYPWGIWIGFDVITGVAFAGGAYVLTFVVHILKVKKFEPIVRVTVLNGFLAYLFYAGMLLLDLGRPWNVINPVIGNAFGFGSVLFLVAWHFMLYMICEFLEFSPAVAEWLNWPRARRILEGLTTGAVIFGITLSTLHQSGLGALFLLAPSKIHPLWYSANLPVLFFVSSIFAGISMVMIESFFTQKAFKDRIGHELHAAHDSILLGLGKGAVGALFAYAFLKLIDFVHYRQWIYLGTPMGYWYLFELVGFVLLPTALFLVAIRTRNAKLVQFTAFLTAAGVILNRLNVSVIAFKWYETVRYYPSWMEIWVTLAIISMELWVFRWVISRMPVFGGAHQVVEAEAAEDMEVVVWKASVS from the coding sequence GTGGCGAACAGGACTGACGCGTCGACCGCCCACGCCGAAGGCGCCATGACCGTTCGGCGGGTGGCTTGGGAAACGGCCCGCTTTGTCCTGAGCGAGTTGAGACCGAGAGGAAGCATACTGACGCCGTTCAACGTCATCACCGGGGCGATCATCCTGTCCGGCCTCGTGCTGATCGTCATCCGGTTCGCCTATGGGCTCGGCTCGGTCTCCAACCTCTCCCAGAACTACCCATGGGGAATCTGGATCGGCTTTGACGTGATCACGGGGGTGGCCTTTGCAGGCGGCGCGTACGTCCTGACCTTCGTTGTCCACATCCTGAAGGTTAAGAAGTTCGAGCCGATCGTTCGCGTAACGGTCCTGAATGGTTTCCTCGCCTATCTGTTCTACGCCGGCATGCTCCTGCTGGACCTGGGACGCCCCTGGAATGTCATCAACCCCGTCATCGGGAACGCATTCGGGTTTGGCTCCGTGCTCTTCCTGGTGGCCTGGCACTTCATGCTGTACATGATCTGCGAGTTCCTTGAGTTCTCTCCGGCCGTCGCGGAATGGCTGAATTGGCCGAGGGCGCGCAGGATTCTGGAGGGACTCACGACGGGCGCCGTCATCTTCGGGATCACATTGTCGACGCTGCACCAGTCGGGGTTGGGGGCGCTGTTCCTCCTGGCGCCATCGAAGATCCACCCCTTGTGGTACTCGGCCAACCTCCCAGTGCTGTTCTTCGTGTCGAGCATCTTCGCAGGGATCTCGATGGTGATGATTGAGAGCTTCTTCACGCAGAAGGCGTTCAAGGACCGCATCGGGCACGAACTCCACGCGGCCCATGACAGCATCCTCCTCGGGCTGGGAAAGGGAGCCGTCGGCGCGCTCTTCGCGTATGCCTTCCTCAAGCTCATCGACTTCGTGCACTACAGGCAGTGGATTTACCTCGGCACTCCAATGGGGTACTGGTACCTGTTCGAACTGGTCGGGTTCGTCCTTTTGCCGACCGCTCTCTTCCTCGTGGCGATTCGAACACGCAACGCGAAGCTCGTGCAGTTCACCGCGTTCCTCACGGCGGCGGGGGTAATCCTGAACCGGCTCAACGTCTCCGTCATCGCGTTCAAGTGGTATGAGACCGTGCGGTACTACCCCTCCTGGATGGAGATCTGGGTGACGTTGGCGATCATCAGCATGGAGCTCTGGGTCTTCCGGTGGGTGATCAGTCGGATGCCCGTGTTCGGCGGGGCGCATCAGGTGGTAGAGGCAGAGGCCGCGGAAGACATGGAGGTGGTCGTATGGAAGGCGTCCGTTTCATAG
- a CDS encoding response regulator transcription factor — translation MSKIRVLIADDHAIVREGVKALLNLADDMEVVGEAADGREAIAKALALNPDVCLMDIAMPGLGGLEATIEIRKICPNARILVLSQYEDREYIRRFLKAGVSGYVLKKSAGSDLTAAIRAVHRGGLVFDPDVAREAMKERDGLGPGGGDADPYESLTDREKQVLKLVAEGHSNKEVADLLGISIKTAMSHRERVMEKLALHSRTELIRFALKQDIIRVED, via the coding sequence GTGTCTAAGATTCGCGTTCTGATTGCCGATGACCACGCGATCGTCCGGGAGGGCGTGAAGGCGTTGCTCAATCTCGCCGACGACATGGAGGTCGTGGGCGAAGCGGCCGACGGCCGCGAAGCGATCGCCAAGGCTCTGGCCCTCAATCCAGACGTATGCCTGATGGACATCGCGATGCCGGGCCTGGGCGGCCTCGAAGCCACGATTGAAATCAGGAAGATCTGTCCGAACGCGCGCATTCTCGTGCTGTCCCAGTACGAAGACCGTGAGTACATCCGCCGCTTCCTCAAGGCCGGCGTGTCCGGGTACGTCCTCAAGAAGTCCGCCGGATCGGATCTGACCGCCGCAATCCGCGCCGTCCACCGGGGCGGCCTCGTGTTCGACCCGGACGTCGCCCGTGAGGCGATGAAGGAACGCGACGGCCTCGGACCCGGGGGCGGGGATGCCGACCCCTACGAATCACTCACCGACCGTGAGAAGCAGGTCCTGAAGCTGGTCGCCGAAGGCCATAGCAACAAGGAGGTCGCCGACCTGCTGGGCATCAGCATCAAGACCGCGATGTCTCATCGCGAGCGCGTGATGGAGAAACTGGCACTCCACAGCCGCACGGAACTGATTCGGTTCGCCCTCAAACAGGACATCATTCGCGTCGAAGACTAG
- a CDS encoding ATP-binding protein, whose protein sequence is MSGEEDASRPTNQCPRCRADVHAREATCPQCGVDLVLAAVLVERLALSVIPAEAGARFLGDAMLSRFGEFLMKKGYITETQLNAALARQREMSTGGVRETLGQVLLEMRVMTREQLELASVEQVQDLQTALRQVNTQLEQRVAERTKELQAAYQRLAELDQLKGNFINNISHELRTPLTKIKGFNMLLAAGDLGALTEDQVQAVQTMGRGISELERLVADLIQFATGARGEMTLRQAPIAVAAILTECVTEATEKAKRRGVEMRLEVSDGLPQAVADGERIRWVLNHLIDNAVKFTPQGGTVTAGAAVAGDRVRVWVADTGEGIAAEKMPELFEAFHQLDGSTTRRQGGTGLGLALVKMIVEGHQSSVAVESEPGKGSRFSFDLAMAAR, encoded by the coding sequence ATGTCCGGCGAAGAAGACGCCAGCCGTCCGACGAATCAGTGCCCGCGATGTCGGGCGGACGTGCACGCCCGGGAGGCAACCTGTCCGCAGTGCGGGGTCGATCTGGTCCTGGCGGCCGTGCTGGTGGAGCGTCTGGCGCTTAGCGTGATTCCCGCCGAGGCTGGGGCACGGTTCCTCGGTGACGCCATGCTGTCGCGGTTTGGCGAGTTCCTGATGAAGAAGGGCTACATCACGGAAACCCAGCTGAATGCCGCACTGGCGCGACAGCGCGAGATGTCAACCGGAGGTGTGCGCGAAACGCTGGGCCAGGTGTTGCTCGAGATGCGCGTGATGACGCGAGAACAACTGGAGTTGGCCAGCGTCGAGCAGGTCCAGGACCTGCAGACCGCGCTCCGGCAGGTGAACACCCAACTCGAACAGCGAGTCGCGGAGCGCACGAAGGAGCTGCAGGCGGCGTATCAGCGCCTCGCGGAACTGGATCAACTCAAAGGCAATTTCATCAACAACATCTCACACGAGCTGCGCACACCGCTGACGAAGATCAAAGGCTTCAACATGCTCCTGGCTGCCGGAGATCTGGGTGCGCTCACCGAAGATCAGGTGCAGGCCGTCCAGACGATGGGGCGCGGGATCTCGGAACTGGAGCGGCTGGTCGCCGATCTGATCCAGTTCGCCACGGGTGCCCGCGGAGAGATGACGTTACGTCAGGCGCCGATCGCGGTCGCGGCCATCCTGACTGAGTGCGTGACGGAAGCCACCGAGAAGGCGAAACGCCGCGGGGTCGAGATGCGACTCGAGGTGTCGGACGGTCTGCCGCAGGCGGTGGCGGACGGCGAACGCATTCGCTGGGTGTTGAACCACTTGATTGACAACGCGGTCAAGTTCACTCCTCAGGGCGGAACTGTCACGGCGGGCGCAGCCGTCGCCGGCGACCGGGTGCGCGTGTGGGTGGCAGATACCGGAGAGGGCATCGCGGCCGAGAAAATGCCGGAACTCTTCGAGGCGTTTCATCAGCTCGACGGATCGACCACGCGCCGCCAGGGCGGTACCGGGCTCGGTCTGGCGCTCGTGAAGATGATTGTCGAGGGCCATCAGTCCAGCGTCGCCGTCGAGAGCGAACCCGGGAAGGGCAGCCGATTCTCGTTCGATCTCGCGATGGCCGCGCGTTAG
- a CDS encoding archaemetzincin family Zn-dependent metalloprotease: MTADVQIWWLGADAPDGRLLDVVGRAIQSVFGVTVRVDHRADRPAHAFDPRRGQYSSTEILKWLVGRSRAGSRTLAVTDVDLFIPVLTFVYGEAQLGGTAAVVSTARLAAAPEADPDRRLFDSRVFKECVHELGHTFGLIHCDSPACVMARSVNLIEVDAKRVSLCADCEARYQALHQKDDHHE, from the coding sequence ATGACGGCGGACGTCCAGATTTGGTGGCTGGGCGCCGATGCGCCCGACGGCCGCCTGCTCGACGTCGTCGGGCGAGCCATTCAATCCGTGTTCGGCGTCACGGTCAGGGTCGATCATCGAGCCGATCGCCCCGCACACGCGTTCGATCCGCGCCGCGGCCAGTACTCGTCGACGGAGATTCTCAAGTGGCTGGTGGGCCGCTCGCGGGCCGGGAGCCGCACCCTCGCCGTCACGGACGTGGACCTGTTCATTCCCGTGCTGACCTTCGTGTACGGCGAGGCCCAACTGGGCGGCACCGCCGCGGTGGTGTCCACCGCCAGGCTCGCCGCCGCGCCCGAAGCCGATCCGGACAGGCGCCTCTTTGACAGCCGCGTCTTCAAGGAGTGCGTTCACGAACTCGGCCATACCTTCGGCCTGATTCACTGCGACTCGCCGGCCTGCGTGATGGCCCGGTCTGTGAACCTGATCGAAGTCGACGCCAAGCGCGTGTCGCTCTGCGCCGACTGTGAAGCCCGCTACCAGGCATTGCATCAGAAGGATGATCATCATGAGTAA
- a CDS encoding ATP-binding protein, whose translation MPLSSVRWWNRLSVQLPLVIAVGTLAVVGTAAALFLRAQERYLVAEVVRGAELFSETIKSSTYHDMLADRRENAYLVMDTIGHQSGIDRVRFFNKEGRVTFSTERTEVGAMVDKSAEACYRCHEAGRPLERLATGTRSRIYDARGHRVLGMVTPIYNEPGCSNAACHVHPPSKRVLGVIDIGISLKDIDTNLLRIRRNTLLMAGVAVLLLGAFVGLYAQRRVVNPVVALAFATRQIGAGDLTHKIPVARTGELGVLGLWFNEMVAALSKARAERLQLLETLEHQVEERTADLKQAQTQLVQSEKLSSLGRLAASIAHEINNPLAGILTYAKLLVRVLEGGELDDQTRVTCVRHLKLVQRETERCTAIVRNLLEFARQRPLALKEVDPSAVLDEAVSLVGHQAKLHGIAINGHAGALPPIQADFGQLRQAFVNIMLNACEAMKDGGTLTISCQPTQGATGVELVFADTGAGIPPDRLAKIFDPFFTTKEMGTGLGLSVVYGIVERHHGTIDIQSEVGKGTTFTIVLPAARKADA comes from the coding sequence ATGCCGCTGTCGTCGGTCCGGTGGTGGAACCGGCTGAGCGTTCAGTTGCCGCTCGTCATCGCGGTGGGCACGCTGGCCGTTGTCGGCACGGCAGCGGCGCTGTTCCTGCGCGCGCAAGAACGATACCTGGTGGCCGAGGTCGTCCGGGGCGCGGAACTGTTCAGCGAGACCATCAAGAGCAGCACGTATCACGACATGCTGGCCGACCGTCGCGAGAATGCCTACCTGGTGATGGACACGATTGGCCACCAATCGGGCATCGATCGAGTCCGCTTCTTCAACAAGGAAGGGCGGGTCACGTTCTCGACCGAGCGCACCGAGGTCGGGGCCATGGTCGACAAGAGCGCCGAGGCCTGCTACCGCTGCCACGAGGCTGGGCGGCCGCTCGAGCGACTGGCGACGGGAACGCGGAGTCGAATCTACGATGCCCGCGGACATCGCGTCCTGGGCATGGTGACGCCGATTTACAACGAACCGGGCTGTTCGAACGCCGCCTGCCACGTCCATCCGCCGAGCAAGCGCGTGCTGGGCGTGATCGACATTGGCATTTCGCTCAAAGATATCGACACGAACCTCCTGCGCATCCGACGGAACACGCTGCTGATGGCCGGCGTCGCCGTCCTGCTGCTCGGAGCGTTCGTCGGGCTGTACGCACAGCGACGGGTCGTGAACCCCGTTGTCGCGCTTGCATTCGCCACTCGGCAGATCGGCGCGGGCGACTTGACGCACAAGATCCCGGTCGCGCGAACCGGAGAGTTGGGCGTGCTCGGCCTGTGGTTCAACGAGATGGTGGCGGCGCTGAGCAAGGCGAGAGCCGAACGTCTTCAACTGCTCGAAACGCTCGAACACCAGGTTGAGGAACGCACGGCCGACTTGAAGCAGGCGCAGACCCAGCTCGTGCAATCCGAGAAGCTCTCCTCGCTCGGCAGGCTGGCGGCGTCGATCGCTCACGAGATCAACAATCCACTGGCGGGCATTCTGACGTACGCCAAGCTGCTCGTCCGGGTGCTCGAGGGCGGCGAACTCGACGACCAGACACGCGTCACGTGCGTCCGTCACCTGAAACTGGTCCAGCGCGAGACCGAACGATGCACGGCCATCGTCCGCAACCTCCTCGAATTTGCCAGACAGCGGCCGCTCGCGTTGAAGGAGGTCGATCCGTCAGCCGTCCTTGACGAGGCGGTCTCTCTTGTCGGCCACCAGGCCAAGCTGCACGGCATCGCCATCAATGGGCACGCCGGCGCGCTGCCCCCCATCCAGGCCGACTTCGGTCAACTGCGGCAGGCGTTCGTCAACATCATGCTGAATGCCTGTGAAGCCATGAAGGACGGTGGCACCCTGACCATCTCGTGCCAGCCGACCCAGGGCGCCACCGGGGTTGAACTGGTCTTCGCGGACACGGGTGCCGGCATCCCGCCCGACAGGCTCGCCAAGATCTTCGATCCGTTCTTCACCACGAAGGAAATGGGCACGGGCCTCGGCCTGTCCGTCGTGTACGGCATCGTCGAACGGCACCACGGCACGATTGACATCCAAAGCGAGGTCGGCAAGGGCACGACCTTCACGATCGTGTTGCCGGCCGCCCGAAAGGCGGATGCCTAA
- a CDS encoding 4Fe-4S dicluster domain-containing protein, with protein sequence MKLNRRLFLRVAGMAGAAGGGLLAGGGPSAQAAQLHRTSQGDVEFNGMLIDTTKCIGCRACEAACNEANKLPTPAASFSSANVFETTRDTTTGAFTVVNRFPNEKKPDEPIFVRKQCMHCDQPACASACLCKAMEKTKEAAVIYHKDRCMGCRYCMIACPFDIPKFEYDSAAPFVWKCDFCNERQQKGELPACSEVCPTGATLFGKKRDLLEIARTRIYKAPDKYVHRIYGEHEAGGTGWLYLMGAPEEKLGLRTNLGTTPYPELTSGFLYGVPLVFVLWPSLLFGLNYLIKDNKVSEERKILRGEQD encoded by the coding sequence ATGAAGCTCAATCGACGATTGTTCTTAAGAGTGGCGGGGATGGCGGGAGCGGCCGGCGGCGGCCTGCTCGCCGGGGGCGGGCCGTCGGCCCAGGCGGCGCAGTTGCACCGGACTTCGCAGGGGGACGTCGAGTTCAACGGGATGCTCATCGACACGACAAAATGCATCGGTTGTCGCGCCTGCGAGGCGGCCTGCAACGAGGCAAACAAACTGCCCACGCCGGCGGCCTCCTTCTCTAGTGCGAACGTGTTCGAGACGACGCGCGACACCACCACCGGGGCTTTCACGGTCGTGAACCGGTTCCCGAACGAGAAGAAGCCGGATGAGCCGATCTTCGTCCGGAAGCAGTGCATGCACTGTGACCAGCCGGCCTGCGCCTCCGCGTGCCTGTGCAAGGCGATGGAGAAGACCAAGGAGGCGGCGGTCATCTACCACAAGGACCGCTGCATGGGGTGCCGCTACTGCATGATCGCCTGCCCCTTCGACATCCCGAAGTTCGAGTACGACAGTGCCGCTCCATTCGTGTGGAAATGCGACTTCTGCAACGAACGGCAGCAGAAGGGGGAGCTGCCCGCCTGTTCCGAGGTGTGCCCGACCGGCGCGACCCTGTTCGGGAAGAAACGGGATCTGCTGGAGATCGCCAGGACCCGGATCTACAAGGCTCCGGACAAGTACGTCCATCGGATCTATGGGGAGCACGAGGCCGGCGGCACCGGCTGGCTCTACCTGATGGGCGCCCCAGAAGAAAAGCTCGGCCTGCGGACCAATCTGGGCACGACTCCCTATCCCGAACTCACGTCCGGATTCCTGTACGGGGTGCCCCTCGTGTTCGTTCTGTGGCCGTCACTCCTGTTCGGGTTGAATTACCTCATCAAGGACAACAAGGTGAGCGAAGAGAGGAAGATCCTCCGTGGCGAACAGGACTGA